A single Stigmatopora argus isolate UIUO_Sarg chromosome 7, RoL_Sarg_1.0, whole genome shotgun sequence DNA region contains:
- the LOC144077901 gene encoding uncharacterized protein LOC144077901 — translation MQSSNPQEKSTPVGWTSLVVISNVPELPTSPNEVKQLVHRFGTVLKSLPLKNTVICQMSTAAVALSVYKRFQKFPCILQNNPLFFSRKPDSKANIRRPTIAPPKRQSPERKLVKAEDNAPAVKPEEVVLKESVSEKIDKKPEIPTAPQKVVQAEEATAESEIVTSQAPSKSESAAPEAETKTDKEDKSTVEAVVPSETDASKKESIKQTTVKADNLENKTHAAQDTAIEEPILVDIAEEKAEPIENLDAKTTPDSENKDQVTPEADEGIAVTEERDEPKVVEDPKGTGKNQPETPVQVEVKAQDKEPLEKEAKKGKEQKVKEAKAPEKLPRAKSDQDYRFRRDKRERENDRKKEYSERSSRSRSSGRIEKKKSESDVVEQKVSNQVEEELPTTNDEEDFDSFLLSMGDFVTVDEVGDVADMDDFPTTLPPVAPEESPEPESSSLAFLSAAATEEEIPPMDVTADPVQSEEPTTDVVDQPAALAETPDSLPSDIFSAQSSVMAAPPIQSRREDLPPDQILIPTCQLEKMETESLPNVEEILKVEALLTPTPSSTALIQESTSDEAASENETAEEKPTKEPAHPNLVSDSEESLKSEMAQDTQTSLLSDESDSAVICDIPTRSQEKTALKPPTRASPLARNKPRFDPNIPVGMEFLIPKTGFFCKVCNRFFSGNKDTQLSHCKSLKHFENVQKHLKTTANATSSP, via the exons ATGCAGTCGTCGAACCCGCAG GAGAAGTCCACCCCCGTTGGTTGGACCAGCCTGGTGGTGATCAGCAACGTTCCGGAGTTGCCAACGAGCCCCAACGAAGTTAAACAACTGGTTCACCGTTTTGGCACCGTGCTCAAATCTTTGCCACttaaaaatacg GTGATTTGCCAAATGTCAACAGCAGCCGTGGCGCTGTCCGTCTACAAACGTTTTCAGAAATTTCCCTGCATTCTGCAAAACAATCCCCTGTTCTTTTCCCGCAAGCCGGACTCCAAAGCCAACATCCGTCGTCCGACAATAGCTCCTCCCAAACGGCAGTCGCCCGAG CGTAAACTTGTAAAAGCTGAAGACAACGCACCCGCAGTTAAACCAGAAGAGGTGGTCCTCAAAGAAAGTGTGTCTGAGAAAATTGATAAAAAGCCGGAGATACCAACAGCCCCTCAAAAGGTGGTTCAAGCAGAAGAAGCGACGGCAGAAAGTGAAATTGTTACCAGTCAGGCGCCGTCTAAATCTGAATCGGCGGCACCTGAAGCAGAAACAAAGACGGACAAAGAGGATAAATCAACCGTCGAAGCAGTCGTTCCCTCTGAGACGGATGCTTCTAAAAAGGAGTCTATTAAGCAGACGACGGTAAAGGCAGACAACCTTGAAAATAAGACCCACGCTGCCCAAGATACTGCTATAGAAGAGCCCATTTTGGTG gatatTGCAGAGGAGAAAGCTGAACCAATAGAAAACCTCGACGCAAAGACGACGCCAGATTCGGAAAATAAGGATCAAGTGACCCCGGAGGCAGATGAAGGAATTGCAGTAACCGAAGAAAGAGATGAGCCAAAAGTAGTTGAGGATCCAAAAGGGACCGGAAAGAACCAGCCGGAGACTCCTGTCCAGGTCGAGGTCAAGGCTCAGGACAAGGAGCCACTGGAGAAAGAGGCCAAAAAGGGGAAGGAGCAGAAGGTCAAGGAGGCCAAGGCTCCGGAGAAATTGCCAAGGGCCAAATCCGATCAAGACTACAGATTCAGAAGAGACAAGAGGGAAAGGGAAAACGACAGGAAGAAGGAATACTCGGAAAGGTCCTCCAGATCCAGATCGTCCGGCAGGATCGAGAAGAAGAAGAGCGAATCCGACGTGGTCGAGCAGAAGGTCTCGAACCAAGTGGAGGAGGAATTGCCCACAACG AACGACGAAGAGGATTTCGATTCCTTCCTGTTGAGCATGGGCGACTTTGTGACCGTGGACGAGGTCGGCGATGTGGCGGACATGGATGACTTTCCCACGACCCTACCTCCCGTCGCTCCAGAGGAAAGCCCCGAGCCGGAGTCCTCCTCGCTCGCGTTTCTTTCAGCGGCGGCTACGGAGGAG GAGATCCCACCTATGGACGTGACCGCCGACCCTGTCCAATCCGAGGAACCCACAACGGACGTCGTAGACCAGCCCGCGGCGTTAGCCGAGACCCCCGACAGTTTGCCGTCGGATATCTTCAGCGCCCAGAGCTCCGTCATGGCGGCCCCGCCCATTCAAAGTCGGCGAGAAGATCTTCCTCCCGACCAAATTCTGATACCCACTTGTCAACTGGAAAAAATGGAGACAG AATCGCTCCCCAACGTGGAAGAAATTCTCAAAGTGGAGGCTCTTCTGACCCCGACCCCATCGAGCACAGCGCTTATCCAAGAGTCGACGTCCGACGAAGCCGCTTCGGAGAATGAGACCGCGGAAGAAAAGCCAACTAAAGAGCCCGCCCATCCCAACCTCGTCTCAGACAGCGAGGAAAGTCTAAAGTCGGAAATGGCACAGGACACGCAGACCAGCCTTCTTTCCGATGAGTCGG ATTCAGCTGTGATTTGTGACATCCCGACAAGAAGCCAAGAGAAAACGGCGCTCAAGCCGCCAACGAGAGCAAGTCCTTTGGCCAGAAACAAGCCCCGTTTTGACCCCAACATTCCCGTTG GCATGGAATTCTTGATCCCCAAGACGGGCTTCTTCTGTAAAGTGTGTAATCGTTTTTTTAGCGGCAACAAAGACACGCAGCTCAGCCACTGCAAAAGCCTCAAGCACTTTGAGAACGTGCAG AAACACCTGAAGACGACGGCGAACGCCACGTCCAGTCCGTAG